One genomic region from Ptychodera flava strain L36383 chromosome 14, AS_Pfla_20210202, whole genome shotgun sequence encodes:
- the LOC139150513 gene encoding exonuclease 1-like isoform X3, which produces MITMLFFLAVYIRSLVEMGIKNLLPKLTNASKRVTFEEMRGSVIAVDASMLLHRGAYGCAADLCCGNVTDSFVKYVMKWLDALKAHGIQPILVFDGIPLPAKKDVDDTRKRQCSKQNTITLLLLTRLMPKWLTWLEEVLFKARLEDGGGILIEQEKLHLCFEFPWTFEKFVWLCILLGCDYLKNINNVGFVAATKFLKATGDKDIFETLPYISVILKKSLQIPHNYGHQFRVALYTFKHQLIYDINNKYLAPVTAYPNGNDHRDYPQAGTKLSPSKVLEVAVGNIDTSNFKTVNSFTPSALLDPKSIFVTVERVDNMITWTLPCCPVITLHLRTVNIKTDCNAYKTVKGVMNAADIQVNLMSVPCKILCSAHCNVTINATNYVNLWQWKPCNDVTITGSVTTSESGNSILDRVASVSDSLGSLEISSQLSEDTDTEQNVEHSLQFKVLGVTKDNSRQSTLEEAFVRMEDNNENISVRLSPEPENAFDKDAIAVYINLDTEWKKLDT; this is translated from the exons ATGATAACAATGCTATTTTTTCTTGCCGTGTATATTAGGTCCCTTGTTGAAATGGGTATAAAAAATTTATTACCAAAACTAACCAATGCCAGCAAGAGGGTTACTTTTGAGGAGATGAGGGGCAGTGTAATTGCTGTTGATGCTTCAATGCTATTGCACAGAGGGGCATACGGTTGTGCTGCAGATCTTTGTTGTGGAAATGTCACAGACAG ctTTGTAAAGTACGTGATGAAGTGGTTAGATGCACTGAAAGCCCATGGTATTCAGCCAATATTGGTATTTGATGGCATTCCATTACCAGCTAAGAAAGATGTAGATGACACACGTAAAAG GCAGTGCAGCAAACAGAATACTATTACATTGTTGCTCCTTACGAGGCTGATGCCCAAATGGCTTACATGGCTAGAAGAg GTACTGTTTAAGGCACGTTTAGAAGATGGCGGAGGAATTCTCATAGAACAGGAGAAGCTACATCTTTGTTTTGAATTCCCATGgacttttgaaaagtttgtctgGTTGTGTATCCTACTGGGGTGTgactatttgaaaaatataaataatgttgGTTTTGTCGCAGCAACCAAATTTCTCAAGGCAACTGGTGACAAAGATATTTTTGAG ACCCTGCCATACATATCAGTCATACTAAAGAAATCGTTGCAGATACCACATAACTACGGCCACCAGTTTCGGGTTGCATTATATACATTCAAACACCAGCTGATATACGACATTAACAACAAGTACCTGGCACCTGTAACAGCATATCCAAATGGTAATGATCACCGTGACTATCCACAAGCTGGAAC AAAATTGAGTCCGTCCAAAGTGCTTGAAGTGGCAGTTGGAAATATTGATACAAGCAACTTCAAGACAGTAAATTCATTCACACCATCTGCCTTGTTG GACCCAAAATCCATATTTGTGACAGTGGAAAGAGTGGACAATATGATTACATGGACGCTACCATGCTGCCCTGTTATAACGCTTCATCTAAGGACAGTGAACATCAAAACTGATTGTAATGCCTACAAAACTGTAAAAGGTGTGATGAATGCAGCAGACATTCAAGTTAATTTAATGTCTGTACCATGTAAGATCCTGTGTAGTGCTCATTGTAATGTAACAATAAATGCAAccaattatgtaaatttatggcAATGGAAACCCTGTAACGATGTTACTATTACTGGATCAGTCACCACATCTGAGTCTGGTAATTCTATCCTAGATAGGGTTGCATCGGTGTCTGATTCATTAGGATCTCTAGAAATTTCTAGCCAGTTATCTGAAGATACTGATACTGAACAAAATGTTGAACATAGTCTGCAGTTTAAGGTTTTAGGGGTGACCAAAGATAACTCTCGCCAATCTACCCTTGAAGAGGCTTTTGTTAGGATGGAGGATAACAATGAAAACATCTCAGTTCGTTTGAGTCCAGAACCAGAAAATGCATTTGACAAAGATGCCATAGCTGTGTATATTAATCTAGACACTGAGTGGAAAAAATTGGATACATAG
- the LOC139150513 gene encoding exonuclease 1-like isoform X1, with amino-acid sequence MITMLFFLAVYIRSLVEMGIKNLLPKLTNASKRVTFEEMRGSVIAVDASMLLHRGAYGCAADLCCGNVTDSFVKYVMKWLDALKAHGIQPILVFDGIPLPAKKDVDDTRKRERAAAITRGKALLQENKIQEANIQFQRGVTVTFQMVTTVIKAVQQTEYYYIVAPYEADAQMAYMARRGIVDFVMTEDSDLLAYGAPKVLFKARLEDGGGILIEQEKLHLCFEFPWTFEKFVWLCILLGCDYLKNINNVGFVAATKFLKATGDKDIFETLPYISVILKKSLQIPHNYGHQFRVALYTFKHQLIYDINNKYLAPVTAYPNGNDHRDYPQAGTKLSPSKVLEVAVGNIDTSNFKTVNSFTPSALLDPKSIFVTVERVDNMITWTLPCCPVITLHLRTVNIKTDCNAYKTVKGVMNAADIQVNLMSVPCKILCSAHCNVTINATNYVNLWQWKPCNDVTITGSVTTSESGNSILDRVASVSDSLGSLEISSQLSEDTDTEQNVEHSLQFKVLGVTKDNSRQSTLEEAFVRMEDNNENISVRLSPEPENAFDKDAIAVYINLDTEWKKLDT; translated from the exons ATGATAACAATGCTATTTTTTCTTGCCGTGTATATTAGGTCCCTTGTTGAAATGGGTATAAAAAATTTATTACCAAAACTAACCAATGCCAGCAAGAGGGTTACTTTTGAGGAGATGAGGGGCAGTGTAATTGCTGTTGATGCTTCAATGCTATTGCACAGAGGGGCATACGGTTGTGCTGCAGATCTTTGTTGTGGAAATGTCACAGACAG ctTTGTAAAGTACGTGATGAAGTGGTTAGATGCACTGAAAGCCCATGGTATTCAGCCAATATTGGTATTTGATGGCATTCCATTACCAGCTAAGAAAGATGTAGATGACACACGTAAAAG AGAACGTGCAGCGGCCATTACTAGAGGAAAAGCGTTattacaagaaaataaaattcaagaaGCCAATATTCAGTTTCAAAGAGGGGTCACAGTGACATTTCAAATGGTGACTACAGTCATAAAG GCAGTGCAGCAAACAGAATACTATTACATTGTTGCTCCTTACGAGGCTGATGCCCAAATGGCTTACATGGCTAGAAGAggtattgttgattttgttatGACCGAAGATTCAGACCTTTTGGCATATGGGGCTCCTAAG GTACTGTTTAAGGCACGTTTAGAAGATGGCGGAGGAATTCTCATAGAACAGGAGAAGCTACATCTTTGTTTTGAATTCCCATGgacttttgaaaagtttgtctgGTTGTGTATCCTACTGGGGTGTgactatttgaaaaatataaataatgttgGTTTTGTCGCAGCAACCAAATTTCTCAAGGCAACTGGTGACAAAGATATTTTTGAG ACCCTGCCATACATATCAGTCATACTAAAGAAATCGTTGCAGATACCACATAACTACGGCCACCAGTTTCGGGTTGCATTATATACATTCAAACACCAGCTGATATACGACATTAACAACAAGTACCTGGCACCTGTAACAGCATATCCAAATGGTAATGATCACCGTGACTATCCACAAGCTGGAAC AAAATTGAGTCCGTCCAAAGTGCTTGAAGTGGCAGTTGGAAATATTGATACAAGCAACTTCAAGACAGTAAATTCATTCACACCATCTGCCTTGTTG GACCCAAAATCCATATTTGTGACAGTGGAAAGAGTGGACAATATGATTACATGGACGCTACCATGCTGCCCTGTTATAACGCTTCATCTAAGGACAGTGAACATCAAAACTGATTGTAATGCCTACAAAACTGTAAAAGGTGTGATGAATGCAGCAGACATTCAAGTTAATTTAATGTCTGTACCATGTAAGATCCTGTGTAGTGCTCATTGTAATGTAACAATAAATGCAAccaattatgtaaatttatggcAATGGAAACCCTGTAACGATGTTACTATTACTGGATCAGTCACCACATCTGAGTCTGGTAATTCTATCCTAGATAGGGTTGCATCGGTGTCTGATTCATTAGGATCTCTAGAAATTTCTAGCCAGTTATCTGAAGATACTGATACTGAACAAAATGTTGAACATAGTCTGCAGTTTAAGGTTTTAGGGGTGACCAAAGATAACTCTCGCCAATCTACCCTTGAAGAGGCTTTTGTTAGGATGGAGGATAACAATGAAAACATCTCAGTTCGTTTGAGTCCAGAACCAGAAAATGCATTTGACAAAGATGCCATAGCTGTGTATATTAATCTAGACACTGAGTGGAAAAAATTGGATACATAG
- the LOC139150513 gene encoding exonuclease 1-like isoform X2, whose product MGIKNLLPKLTNASKRVTFEEMRGSVIAVDASMLLHRGAYGCAADLCCGNVTDSFVKYVMKWLDALKAHGIQPILVFDGIPLPAKKDVDDTRKRERAAAITRGKALLQENKIQEANIQFQRGVTVTFQMVTTVIKAVQQTEYYYIVAPYEADAQMAYMARRGIVDFVMTEDSDLLAYGAPKVLFKARLEDGGGILIEQEKLHLCFEFPWTFEKFVWLCILLGCDYLKNINNVGFVAATKFLKATGDKDIFETLPYISVILKKSLQIPHNYGHQFRVALYTFKHQLIYDINNKYLAPVTAYPNGNDHRDYPQAGTKLSPSKVLEVAVGNIDTSNFKTVNSFTPSALLDPKSIFVTVERVDNMITWTLPCCPVITLHLRTVNIKTDCNAYKTVKGVMNAADIQVNLMSVPCKILCSAHCNVTINATNYVNLWQWKPCNDVTITGSVTTSESGNSILDRVASVSDSLGSLEISSQLSEDTDTEQNVEHSLQFKVLGVTKDNSRQSTLEEAFVRMEDNNENISVRLSPEPENAFDKDAIAVYINLDTEWKKLDT is encoded by the exons ATGGGTATAAAAAATTTATTACCAAAACTAACCAATGCCAGCAAGAGGGTTACTTTTGAGGAGATGAGGGGCAGTGTAATTGCTGTTGATGCTTCAATGCTATTGCACAGAGGGGCATACGGTTGTGCTGCAGATCTTTGTTGTGGAAATGTCACAGACAG ctTTGTAAAGTACGTGATGAAGTGGTTAGATGCACTGAAAGCCCATGGTATTCAGCCAATATTGGTATTTGATGGCATTCCATTACCAGCTAAGAAAGATGTAGATGACACACGTAAAAG AGAACGTGCAGCGGCCATTACTAGAGGAAAAGCGTTattacaagaaaataaaattcaagaaGCCAATATTCAGTTTCAAAGAGGGGTCACAGTGACATTTCAAATGGTGACTACAGTCATAAAG GCAGTGCAGCAAACAGAATACTATTACATTGTTGCTCCTTACGAGGCTGATGCCCAAATGGCTTACATGGCTAGAAGAggtattgttgattttgttatGACCGAAGATTCAGACCTTTTGGCATATGGGGCTCCTAAG GTACTGTTTAAGGCACGTTTAGAAGATGGCGGAGGAATTCTCATAGAACAGGAGAAGCTACATCTTTGTTTTGAATTCCCATGgacttttgaaaagtttgtctgGTTGTGTATCCTACTGGGGTGTgactatttgaaaaatataaataatgttgGTTTTGTCGCAGCAACCAAATTTCTCAAGGCAACTGGTGACAAAGATATTTTTGAG ACCCTGCCATACATATCAGTCATACTAAAGAAATCGTTGCAGATACCACATAACTACGGCCACCAGTTTCGGGTTGCATTATATACATTCAAACACCAGCTGATATACGACATTAACAACAAGTACCTGGCACCTGTAACAGCATATCCAAATGGTAATGATCACCGTGACTATCCACAAGCTGGAAC AAAATTGAGTCCGTCCAAAGTGCTTGAAGTGGCAGTTGGAAATATTGATACAAGCAACTTCAAGACAGTAAATTCATTCACACCATCTGCCTTGTTG GACCCAAAATCCATATTTGTGACAGTGGAAAGAGTGGACAATATGATTACATGGACGCTACCATGCTGCCCTGTTATAACGCTTCATCTAAGGACAGTGAACATCAAAACTGATTGTAATGCCTACAAAACTGTAAAAGGTGTGATGAATGCAGCAGACATTCAAGTTAATTTAATGTCTGTACCATGTAAGATCCTGTGTAGTGCTCATTGTAATGTAACAATAAATGCAAccaattatgtaaatttatggcAATGGAAACCCTGTAACGATGTTACTATTACTGGATCAGTCACCACATCTGAGTCTGGTAATTCTATCCTAGATAGGGTTGCATCGGTGTCTGATTCATTAGGATCTCTAGAAATTTCTAGCCAGTTATCTGAAGATACTGATACTGAACAAAATGTTGAACATAGTCTGCAGTTTAAGGTTTTAGGGGTGACCAAAGATAACTCTCGCCAATCTACCCTTGAAGAGGCTTTTGTTAGGATGGAGGATAACAATGAAAACATCTCAGTTCGTTTGAGTCCAGAACCAGAAAATGCATTTGACAAAGATGCCATAGCTGTGTATATTAATCTAGACACTGAGTGGAAAAAATTGGATACATAG
- the LOC139150514 gene encoding uncharacterized protein yields the protein MKHEWSGDVDLGEGNLQEEHKKYLQNLQFVEGIGLKERRALARVKQDLETVTLLLVQDSNFLQKGLLNARDVYRKKQKQHSVSEESLFALAWNIEEFEQLEKENRRLKCEATEIRERITDRIHVLNISGCLCRFRKSLKNYVKGVIMKKREAATHLMVFIVSDEKRNMKPYAVPVRMMPYKSLTDSKLQKLKEELVREMNSLDMVAVGFVTDGEFNSLRTKGASRPLSVIQLIMDSKAEARGIHSNEIAQFLTAKQYGNDVPTIPLIHHPAVPLSDVKWLALFMDNEDVGFNEAIRVLKRKLFPFSYDPHTWIPGKSETQSECLKSLMTVYLFRHKVKAFKEDGIDFSKYLYIPEVSNITGVEEHAREESWPCLQKNWPLYTCRISPSRFKKIC from the exons ATGAAACATGAGTGGTCGGGTGATGTGGACCTGGGTGAAGGGAATTTGCAGGAAGAACACAAGAAGTACttacagaatttacagtttgttGAGGGAATTGGTTTGAAGGAGAGAAGGGCATTAGCAAGGGTCAAACAGGATCTTGAAACAGTGACTCTTTTATTGGTTCAGGACAGCAATTTCCTTCAGAAAGGGCTTCTAAATGCCAGAGATGTTTACAGGAAAAAGCAGAAGCAGCACAGTGTGTCTGAAGAAAGCCTGTTTGCCCTTGCATGGAACATTGAAGAGTTTGAACAGCTAGAAAAAGAAAATAGAAGGTTGAAATGTGAGGCAACAGAAATCCGAGAACGAATCACAGACAGAATTCATGTTCTCAACATCAGTGGTTGTTTGTGCAGATTTCGGAAGAGCCTCAAGAATTACGTCAAGGGCGTAATAATGAAGAAGAGGGAAGCTGCAACTCATTTAATGGTTTTCATAGTCTCTGATgagaaaagaaatatgaaaccATATGCAGTCCCTGTAAGGATGATGCCATACAAATCCCTAACAGACTCCAAGTTACAGAAACTGAAAGAAGAACTGGTACGGGAAATGAATAGTTTAGATATGGTTGCTGTAG GATTTGTAACTGATGGGGAATTTAATTCTCTAAGAACAAAGGGAGCTTCAAGACCCCTGTCTGTTATCCAGCTCATCATGGACAGCAAGGCTGAGGCAAGAGGTATACACAGTAATGAAATTGCCCAGTTCCTAACAGCAAAACAGTATG GTAATGATGTTCCCACTATCCCCCTCATCCATCACCCAGCAGTCCCGCTATCAGATGTTAAATGGTTGGCATTATTTATGGATAATGAGGATGTGGGGTTCAATGAGGCCATCAGAGTATTAAAGAGAAAACTGTTTCCATTCAGTTATGATCCTCATACATGGATACCAG GTAAAAGTGAAACACAGAGTGAATGTTTAAAGAGCCTGATGACAGTGTACCTATTTCGCCACAAAGTGAAGGCTTTTAAAGAAGATGGCATAGACTTTTCCAAGTACTTGTACATACCTGAGGTCAGCAATATAACAGGAGTTGAAGAACATGCAAGGGAAGAATCATGGCCATGTCTTCAAAAGAATTGGCCATTGTACACGTGCAGGATCAGTCCCAGTAGATTTAAGAAGATTTGTTGA